The Helianthus annuus cultivar XRQ/B chromosome 15, HanXRQr2.0-SUNRISE, whole genome shotgun sequence genomic sequence ATTCCCCCCACCCCCAGTTCAAAATTACTGTCTTGCAATCGTTTtcgtttttcttttcttttttttcttttttttttttttttttttttttgcaaacctaaggtagtgttttgttttaactGGTTGacttaatgtaatttttattcgcTAGCGCTCGCTCATTGGTCATgacaaattacaattttatctcagtttaaaattacagtGTTCtcatcattttagtttttttctagcaaaactatgatAATGTTTGTTTTAATTGGCAAAGAAATGGACGTAAACTAGtttaatataacttacaaaattttGTTATATTTACTGTTTTTAATCTTTAGAAGGAATGATTACAAGGAAAACAGTGTTATGAGTCAAGTTCACAGACCACTCACAGGGTaagttttacattttttttttgaaaaaaaattaagtTTTGTTTATGATTAAGATTACTGAAATATTTGTTTATAATAAAGGGGTATGGCTGCTAAGGTTGTCAACAAGAAAAAGAGTTTGCCTGAGGTACTATTTTCACTACATACCCATGAAgatttttgtttaaaaatatatactGTATATTTTGTAAAAATTGGTTCTTTATTTGTTGAAATCAGGTGATTTTTAAACCGAATCAATCAACGAAGAGTATTGAGATCTTTGAAGATGAGGAGGAGGATCAAACCATTCCCATGGTACTGATCTTTCTTTCAAGATTATGTCCAGAATTCATagttaattaatattatattattttggaTTTGATACATAAACTGTGACAGGAGATTGAGACGGATGACTTCTTTGAAGAACCTGTTGTTGATATCGACGTTTCTGACACCAAGAATCCGCTTGCTGTTGTCGAATATGTTGATGACATCTACGCTAACTATCGAAAAATGGAGGTAAAATTTTCGAATCTTGATGTATTTTTACAGTATAATTAGAGGCACCCACCCACATGATCTTGATTAAGTTTTGTTCAATGTATTGCAGAGTTATGGCATGGTTTCACCGAACTATATGTTAACACAACAATCTGATATCAATGAGAAGATGAGAGCCATGCTAATTGACTGGCTCATTGAGGTACCTTcaaagatttttttttcttttttttcttttattaacTGCTAACACAAGATTTGAAATTAAATCAGGTGCACTACCTGTGTCACTTTCAAGATGAGACGTTGTTCTTGACGGTTAACATCATAGACAGGTTCTTGGCTAAGCAAAGTGTGTCTAGAAAGAAGCTGCAACTGGTTGGTATGGTGGCAATGTTGTTGGCTTGTAAATATGTGGGGATTTCAGTCCCTGTTGTTGGTGATTTGATTTATATTTCAGCTAAAGCTTACTCCAGAAGTGAAATACTCGAAATGGTAAATATTACTATATTTTCTTGATTTTggtctttttttttgtttgtacATGATTCTAGTACATGATTCTAGTTACGGGTGGGAATTTCTGACACGGTACAAAAAGAAACAAGTTTTGGGTTGGCATATCTAACCTGTTTTAAATATGGGTCGTGTTCGGTTTACTTGTTTACCTGTTTAGTTAAACAAGTCGACCCACTAACTCATTCATGACCCATTTAAACCAATTTCTTACAACCCAAATTACATGTTTACAACCTGATTATTACCCGCCAACCCGTTTGACACTTTTAGTTAAATGAGTTAAATGGTTTGTGTTCGGGTTACACTAAATTAAGTGTGTGCGGTTTAGAGTTGACTTTTTTGACATGAATAAAAAATGGGTCATGGTCGGGTTACACGATTTTAAATGTGCACCGTTTAGGGTTGATTTTTTGACATGAATATAACATAGGTCGTGTTCGGATTGGACAGTTCACCCCGCCAACCCAACACCATTGACACCCCTAATTATTTTGTTGATTTGTGTTTTTTATATACtattttttgttgattttggtCTTAATTTTTTACATGATTCTCTGTATACTTTTGTCCTTTtttcatggttttttttttttttttgttaattttggccttttttatataatttatttgttaagtttggttttttttttttttgtatgattTGTTTTTGTTAATTTTGATCTTGTTAGTATCTAAACATAtgaatttttgtgttttttttcagGAAAACCTAATGCTGCACACATTAGAGTTCAAAATATCATTTCCAACCCCATATGTTTTCTTGAAAAGATATCTCAAAGCGGGTCAATCAGACTCAAAACTCGACCAATTGTCATCTTTCTTGATGGATCTTTGCCTCGTGGAATACGAGACGGTCAAATTCACTCCATCACTCTTGGCTGCAGCTTGTGTCTACACTGCTCAGTGCAGTCTTTCTGGATTCAAACATTGGTCTAAAACTTGTGAATGGCATACAAAATACTCCAAAGATGAGCTTCTGCAAGCCTTTTAAATCTCCATATTTACATACATTATTAACACATTTATGGACGCGTTTATGAATGTTTTTTTCGGTTTTGGTGACTTTGTTATAGGGAATGCTCGAAGATGATCGTGCGATACCACCAAAGGGCAGCGACCGGGAGATTTACAGCGGTTTATACAAAGTATAACACTTCAGAGTTTAACTATGCTGCAAACTGTGAGCCGGCCATGTTTATTGTAGAGGAGACACAGCAATGAAATTTTGGGGGCTGGTTTTAACAAGTGAGGTATTCTGTAGGGGGTGATTTAGAAAATTATTTTGGCTAACTTTCCTTTGTTTGCCTTTAGGATATACTTAATTATACAGTGTATGGTTGTGCAAATTGTTCATGCTGACTACCAACTGAacttatgattttttttaagCAAATAGCATCTCTCTCGTTTCTGTCACAACTACATATACAAATTCTCATAGTGTCACACAGCAAAATTACATAAAGGGTAATAGTGTCAGGCAGCGCTGTCTGACACCTCCCTATTGGTTCAGCTAAACTATAATTTTGCCCtatttaaatttatagttttgtcatttattttgtttttcttttctcctagtcaaattacgattttaccctcagtTTAAATTTACATCTTTGccattgtttttgtttgtttttcagtcaaattacgattttgcccccagtgtaaaacTACAGTCATGCCATCGTTTTAGTGGTTTCTTTTACAAAACTGTAGTAccgttttgttttaattggttgactcggtgtaatttttattcgtgtcagGCGGCTGACTGGCACACGCTTATTTGTCTtgaaaattacaattttgccccaagtttaaaattatagttttACATCGTTTTTGTTCTTTTTTAAGCAAAAATATGatagtgttttattttaattggttgactcgatgtaattttttttgagatcgtgttatgagtagtatgtacaagaaATCGAAACACTGACGTACATAATATGTGAGAGAAAAATATTCGACTTAGTgtcccgcaacgcgggcggggcaaaatGTAGTTGCATAGATTTAtatcataaccttttattttgaTATTAAGTAAATGCAAAGCTTTAACAACCATCTTGTTTTAAGCAGTAAGAAATCAGCCTTTAACAACCACTGAGTTTTgtattttacaaaagaaaatgtgacttttttaaataaaataaatctaATACAGACCAATGGTACCATGACGTAGACGTCCTTTTGCGTTTGTGTTtccttttgcttttttttttttaaaccgccAACAGAATCAATCACGAGCACTCTCGGATCATTCATCGGACCAAACAGAGTACTCTGaaagtaacccgagtccaccaccgattccggggaaaacccgataACCCACCCGCCTGTAGGCATGACGgtaaaattaccggtaaaacccgtttggctcaaggatcaaacccaggtttccctggatCTCCTATCATTGCTCACTAGTGCCTCACTTTGCACCAAATGGGAATTGAACCtacatctctcaagagaaatgcaagcttTCCACCACTTGGCCTAGAGATCATTGGCAATTTCGTTTTGCTTTTGATGAGACATTTCATATTCTACAATGAAAGAGGCACACGACATATAGTCATTGGATTGACCGATTGAGATCTTCACTTTAGATTGTATTAGGGTTTAAAAGTGTACACCAACTTCCTTGTCACATTATACCCATATAATGTCATAGAAACTGTATAGGGAGGCGATAAAAGGTCATATGGGTCGTATGCAGGGGCGGATCCAAGCCCAGCCTAAGGTGGGCGGACGCACCCCCggagaaaaaaaaatttagtacTAAGTTCTGTCGAAAATCCCGTTCGCACctcttggaatttttcgtccgcaccccttgtaatttttcgaccgcacccttgaaatttttcgtccgcacccttAGGTAAAatgtgttatcaatttatattttaaattttttttagtaaactcttatttaaaaaaaaatactatctaaattatataacttttaatacctaactaagtAAACTCAAATACCcatacctttacc encodes the following:
- the LOC110911922 gene encoding G2/mitotic-specific cyclin-1 isoform X2 encodes the protein MSQVHRPLTGGMAAKVVNKKKSLPEVIFKPNQSTKSIEIFEDEEEDQTIPMEIETDDFFEEPVVDIDVSDTKNPLAVVEYVDDIYANYRKMESYGMVSPNYMLTQQSDINEKMRAMLIDWLIEVHYLCHFQDETLFLTVNIIDRFLAKQSVSRKKLQLVGMVAMLLACKYVGISVPVVGDLIYISAKAYSRSEILEMENLMLHTLEFKISFPTPYVFLKRYLKAGQSDSKLDQLSSFLMDLCLVEYETVKFTPSLLAAACVYTAQCSLSGFKHWSKTCEWHTKYSKDELLECSKMIVRYHQRAATGRFTAVYTKYNTSEFNYAANCEPAMFIVEETQQ
- the LOC110911922 gene encoding G2/mitotic-specific cyclin-2 isoform X1, whose amino-acid sequence is MEISVNSNRPANRQGEKKMATTVKIRGDNRRILGDVNVGIGAQTHPRVLNKKALSRRNDYKENSVMSQVHRPLTGGMAAKVVNKKKSLPEVIFKPNQSTKSIEIFEDEEEDQTIPMEIETDDFFEEPVVDIDVSDTKNPLAVVEYVDDIYANYRKMESYGMVSPNYMLTQQSDINEKMRAMLIDWLIEVHYLCHFQDETLFLTVNIIDRFLAKQSVSRKKLQLVGMVAMLLACKYVGISVPVVGDLIYISAKAYSRSEILEMENLMLHTLEFKISFPTPYVFLKRYLKAGQSDSKLDQLSSFLMDLCLVEYETVKFTPSLLAAACVYTAQCSLSGFKHWSKTCEWHTKYSKDELLECSKMIVRYHQRAATGRFTAVYTKYNTSEFNYAANCEPAMFIVEETQQ